The Podarcis muralis chromosome 16, rPodMur119.hap1.1, whole genome shotgun sequence genomic interval acaaactacaactcccaggattctttgggggaagccatgattgtttatcGTGGCACCGCGGTGCTTTCAATAtatggtgtgtgcgtgtgtgtgtgcgtgcgtgtgtgcgtgtgtgtgtgtgttatgaggaacggctaagggagctgggcatgtttagcctggagaagaggaggttaaggggtgatatgatagccatgttcaaatatataaaaggatgccatatagaggagggagaaaggttgttttctgctgctccagagaagcggacatggagcaatggatccaaactacaagaaagaagattccacctaaacattaggaagaacttcctgacagtaagagctgtttgacagtggaatttgctgccaaggagtgtggtggagtctccttctttggaggtctttaagcagaggcttgacaaccatatgtcaggagtgctctgatggtgtttcctgcttggcagggggttggactcgaaggcccttgtggtctattctaactctatgattctatgattctatgtgtatgtgtgttgcatAGCCTTACGCAGAGTGAATCCTCGTCTAAAACTCCTCCCTGCCTTTCAGAATCAGAAAGACCCGGGCGTCCTCGATCGCATGATGAAGAAGCTGGACATGAACAATGATGGACAGCTGGACTTTGGCGAGTTCTTGAACCTCATTGGGGGCTTGGCCCAGGCCTGCCACAGCCAGGTGCTGGCATCCCCCACAGCTGGTGTCCCCCCAAAACCATGAAACACCCCAATTTCTTGGCCCTTCCGAGCCAAGACCAATGTCTTCCCAAACATTCCAAAATCTAGCACTTCTGTGAGTCACCAAAACACAAGCCACATCCGACACGGAAAAGCGAGAGACCCTCTcttcatatattatttttttctcaaTAAAACGGATGGGTTAAACACAAAGGTCTCGTCGTTTTCTGTACAAAGCAGCCGGATGGAAGCATTTGACTGCACTCTTGCCAGAGGACTTAGCCATGTgaggcccctgcccccaaattctgaactttcccttttttaacaatttaaaaataagtcTCTAATGCATAAAGAACGGGTGAAACTCTTCCCCTCAGGAAAACACCAGATTGGATACCATACATGGCTCCAGATTCAAagacagtacagtcgtacctcagaagttgaacagaatccgttccgggagtccattcgacttccaaatcattcggaaaccaaatcgcggcttctgattggctgcaggaacctcccatagccaatcagaagccccgtcggatgttcgggttcctaAAGAATGTTTGCagaccagaacagtcacttccaggtttgtggcgttcaggagccaaaacgtctgagttcctgggcgttcaggatccaagatacaactgtatggtaaaggtaaagggaccccctgaccattaggtccagtcgtggccaactctggggttgcggcgctcatcttgctttattggccgagggagccggcgtacagcttccgggtcatgtggccagcgaaccagagcagcgcacagaaacgctgtttaccttcccgccggagcggtacctatttatctacttgcactttgacatgctttcagactgctattAGGTCcgtaaattgccatatagcatatattcaacacaaaaaacagcaacaatttgttgttgacaaaggacagctggacatagaaagggtcccattaccttcaggagctcagggcctcatcagacctaaatctggccctgtttcTGCTCTAACAgttgcagggccatcttaagcatatccggcgccatggtgcaaagatccctccaacGCGCACCCCccggcaactccaaaacaagaggggggaggggggaaatgtcctctgcctcccccaccgtCCCGATGCccggtgtgctggtcccgagggttaactgtgcagcaaggtccaagtccagtccgaggtcaagggtgcggtatggaggctgttcGTCAAAGctgaatgtgatggcctgggaatccgattcagaggatgaaccggaggaatcccagcctgcacaggagtccccgcctccagggccggctgaactggggcagggccttgattctgaggcgcctgcacctgtgccggatcctcaggagcaggcaccaggtgaacccattctggctccagaggtagttgaggactcagtgcctacaggtgagtctccccctgggcccagtaacccttcagcctctcctgaactgcagaggcgaagggcagagaggcgaagggaactggtttctcccaggaggagtgctcgccttaaggccaggagaggcgggtctcctgggggccgggaccacccctggcctcagagaagataaaggccagtcagcccggtcccaggttgcgggagcaatgttgtcgttgagtacctgctcctgtccggacccagacctgaccctccagtgttcctgtccccgctcggcttcctgcttcggacctcgcccccctccttgcgaactgttttcaggccagtgacccaggaccggacttcgactacgtcaacggtaaccttccccccgggaccagcacactgaagctgggtccaaggcagggagtcgggtgagatcaggaactctggcagaagagcaggacagggtgcaggcaggaacaggctaccaacaatgttgctcctacaacctgggactgggggctggctggcttttatctgccccgaggcatagggcggccccagtccacaggtgactcgcctctcctggcctggaggtgagcactcctcctgcgggaacttagttccctccgcctctctgccctgagcctcttcaGCTCAGGAAAGGCTGGAGGgctaccggacccagaggcaacctcaccttcccctgacggggctgagagtggagcacctgcaggcaatgggaccTCCAtctcctcaggagccagagcagactcagctggtgccagcacctgaggatccagcacaggtgaggacccttcaggctcaggccccagccccggctcagctggttctggaggcggggactcctgtgcaggctgggattcctcagcttcagcatccgagtccgaatcccaggtcATCACACCCAGTGTGGTGGCAgcgatcaagcaggaaaacgtgctggTGGATATGCTCTCCAGTGTCAGGGCAGCCGAGAAGGCAGCCCAGGAAGGTTGCACATCGCCTTTTGCCAGGAAGCAGGAGCACGACGACGACCGCgatcagggccatctttagcagatgcagaggcttgggagggaagctgcgtgcccgccagccatatagttggcgcgGTGCAGCAGGCAGGCgttcagggaaaggggaggctgccggcaaagccgcacagctcccccactcactggggcgcccctgagaggccagcgccctggcgcaacgcaccactaacaccaatgggaaagacggctctgaccagttgcaatgggcaccagccaacaCTGTAGAGTTTTGTGCACTGGGAGGCCCGCCCTGAGCTCCCTAAAAGCTGGCATGCTGACCTCCTGTGAGGTGGTGGAAACTGCCCCACTGGCACTGTCCAAGAGATAACCGCCAAGCCAGTTGGTTTCTGGGTGCTGAATGGGGAGTGGGAGGCCACAAACCACCTTCTCctttgcagaagcagcaaagcattCCTGGCAGGGGAGATCCTTCGAAaacaaaggtgataaaaagtcccaaacgctgaaaTCTTTCCTCCTAGGGGAGTTCCtctgccaggcatgtccaaagtctgtttcaggggcctaatccagcctgccggttggtttaatctcatcttcatcatcaaaccttttacagtggtacctcgggttaagtacttaattggttccggaggtccgttcttaactgaaactgttcttaacctgaagcaccactttagctaatggggcctcctgctgctgccatgccgccggagcacgatttctgttctcatcctgaagcaaagttcttaacctgaagcactatttctgggttagcggagtctgtaacttgaagcgtatgttacctgatgtaccactgtattggcatcacatacaaacatccaaaacaaatcaatacagatttGCCACTTctccagtggcacaaaacatttgctaaaagaaaggaggcagagctgtCTTTTGTCATAACTCTtgggtctccagggagatcagacgtctgcagtgcatttcaacaacaaaaaaaccaaatagagatatttagccactaacttggtgagctcctgatcattccccagtaatagaaaatgtatgacctccgactctggtttccatttggggatacagagttgatctagaaattgctggcggagatcagcatatagtttacaactgAGAACCATATGTgtgagggtttccaccaggtggtcttcacgtgagcaagttctttctccttccaccctgcctaagaaccttccccaaaggaggtttgatggatttgaattaaacctggccagcgaaaatgcccttctttcttgagggttaagcagaggttcaaggtaattgtggttagtttcatgtgcccctgtggcagtttatttcctggggtaaaatcctaaaataacctcaacaacttcaatcctaaaaaaaggtaaacaacACCCCTTTTCCAACTCTCCAATATCCTTTCTGAGCTGACAAGAACCACACACGGTATTCCAAACGCAGTGGCATCACAGATTTgcataacagcattatgatacaGGCCGTTTTATTTCCAATTCCTTTCCAAACGATGGCCAGCGTGGGATTCGCCATTTTCATGGCTGGGTTGGACTTTTCCTTGACCTGTTCATGACGAcaccaaggtctcattcctgatGAGCTGCCACCAATTTCAGAACTCCTGAGTGCATTTGTGAAATTAATATTTCCTTGCCCACTTCACACTTCTTTGCACTAAATTGcacttgccattttactgcccttTTACTCAATTTAGAGGTCCTTCTGGAGCTCTTTGTATTTAAAAGACCCTGAGCAATTTAATCTCGTTAGCAAACAcagccacctcactgctcacccctatTTCTGGATCGCAGCCAAGGTC includes:
- the S100A11 gene encoding protein S100-A11; the encoded protein is MSSKYPVGPTETERCIESLLAVFQRYAGRDGNACTLSKREFLTFMNTELASFSKNQKDPGVLDRMMKKLDMNNDGQLDFGEFLNLIGGLAQACHSQVLASPTAGVPPKP